From the Hemicordylus capensis ecotype Gifberg chromosome 1, rHemCap1.1.pri, whole genome shotgun sequence genome, the window tgcataaatataccttttttaacatctttacattcttgttcagttgctgtttgtgccctcaagaacccatgtgttaaaaatactgtgtgtgtagaggggtgatgtTTTAATTTGCCAGGGgtgggtgctccaaaggcctttaggtccaggctccaaagttacctaggtgcacctctggctatgATGGTTACCAGCATTTGTTAGATTCAGGGTAATGCTTCCTGAATCCTGAATGTCTCATCCTTTGTGAAAGCAGTTTGTTTATGTTTtgtattgttccatttctatactgcttttcattaaaagaatcccaaaacagtttcacagtttaaacaatgcacaattaaaatacaaactaAAAGTAcaataatctctatttaaaagtttaaaaaccagtagcacataaaacacaaagcagcagcagtaaaactaTACTCTTCTATAAAAGGCAGGGTGAGGGGGTCACGtgtttacttgttttctaaaaacagtgAGCTGGGAGAGCATTTACTTCTTTAACAGACCACACCCCTGGATCAAACGATGCTGTTTCTTTGACCTCTGATGAGAAACAGCTTTTTAAATACAGTACCTTTATGTAAGGGCatagtgcctctgagcacatacAGAGTGCCCTAGCTCTGAAAGGCACGGTTTTATATTTTGAAAAGGAGTTTTTATAAGCCCAGCGCCACGCACCTTACTCCTAGCTTCAACTCCCTCTTCTGAGCAGCTGGCCCAAAGCATGTAATTCTGATCAGCTGCCCAATTTAGTGTGGTGGTGCCAGGCTCCCACACCTCTGCAGTGTTTAATTTCTAAAAGCAAGAGTGTTTAAAAGCCTCGGAGACCTTGGAACCCTTCCCTCCAGATGCTATCTTATGGTTCTCCTATTAGGAAGTGTTTTTtttctacatgtgctccaaatcaAATCATCCTCTTTTGCATTctcctcagacacacacacaccctcctcttaaaaaaaaaaaattacttgggTGCATGAACCCCGTTGTTGAAAACAGGATGTGCCGCTCAAGGCAGGTGAGAGCAGAATGAAAACAAACTCTCTTCCAATATCCGGCCATGGGCCACTTACCCCCCTCCCCTCTGAAACGCTCAAAGTTTTGTAAACTTCTTCCCTCCGCGCAAGCCCGCCCCTTGCATTGGCAGCGCCGCCCCTCTTCTGcgttctgctgcctcctccccataAAGGAGCAAAACAACAGCTATCGAGGAGTTGTTGTAGAGCCCGATGCTTGTGGAATCAGCGACTTcttcccaccaaaggcttttcGCTCTCTCTGTGCAAGTAGCATGGCAAAGCCAGGCTCTCCGTCTCCCGCGCCTCCCTCCCCGCTGAAAGGCGGGCGCTCCCCTGCAGGTAAGCAAGCAGCAGGTACCTCCAGAGAGTTGCACCTGTAGGTCAGTCACCACGCCAGAAACACCGCCGGATCGGGTGGGGGGGGCTTGTCCTTGGAGGGTTTACGTTCCAAACCCCAGCACCCTCACTCCGAAAAAGTAAGGTCATCCAGTGGCTTACagtgagggaagaggaggggtgcTCGAATCGGTTACTAATCTGCGTAGTTTCATATGTCTGGCCTCCGTGTAATCGGTGGGACCAACTGTCCCAGATTAATAAGGACGAAAAAGTCGACTCGAGGCTGAAAACTGAGTGGCTCAGTCAGTGCCTTCCCTCTCTGCTATCTATCACTTCTGTTTCGAAGTTAGCTTCGTTGCGGTTTCGGTTCTCATCTCCTCTGCCATGTCGTGTAactttctttgcttttctcttcttgTCCCTTCAAACACACCCCGCCGCATCACCTGCGAGtgattcttcctttcctcctacgCATGTGAGAATGTGGGTCAAATCGCACTTTGTGCACAAGTTAGTACAGTAAATCTCTTCAGTGAACCGTTCACACTCACTTATTTCTCATAGACTAATTCTGCTGGGGAGGGAAATGACTGTGGCAATTCTGTGTCTCTCAAGAGCTGCTCCTATTTGGAAGCACCTAAAGAGTGTTGCAACAGGACTTGTTTGTGCAGCTTGTTCACTCCCACAAACATCATCTTTCTCTTGCAGGAAAATGGTCTTCAGAGACTTGTTTGTAGGTGAAGCCCCACTGAGGCTGATCTTAATTAGAAGTGACATACCACTAGCTTCTGAACTTTGTTGTGTTGCTTTCATGGCTAGTTACTGATCTTATGCCTCTAGTGGGGTGTCTGAAAATGAAAGTTTTAAAAGTATTGCAAATGGAGATGTGAACATGAGCTTCTCCAACCACTAAGTGCAAAACTAACATCCTCGTTTCTTGCTTACACACAGCTATTGAGATTACTTGAGCTGGGTTTAATGTCTCTGCCTTGTCAGGAAGTGGCCCAAGATTGAAAATCTGAGTTGTCAAAAcacataaggcccattcacatgttatattcaacacttgcATAACACAGTTACACAGGTACAGTATGAAGTGCTCTTTGTAGCTTCGTCTATTGAAAATAGTGGGATTTTATGTTAAGTTAAAATTGGGATGTGACTGTTATACAGACAACCCTTTGTTATATTctgtccagtaatcttttgtagtTTGTTTGGACACTTATCCTAAGTGGGATTTGgtagagtgtgggggaggagtcagaaaggaaaagggagagaaaggagaaggaggaaatggagttgttgctgaatgaaCCTTTAGTTagtctacataagatttccttgtgtataaggcggaagcagctataaaacacactcTTTTGAGGAAGGAGACAGAAAATGGAACTTTGCAATCTAACAATTGTCCAAACAATTGTTGGAGGCAAAGAGGACTTTCCATCTTTCATCAAATTgggaatcttgaatataggcagtaATGTAGAAGTCAACATGGCTTTAAAAAGACACCAGTTCAAATCCTCAGTATTTTAGAAGCTCCAGACTGAAAAGGTAGATCTCAGTGGTGCACTGTCAATATCAGTTGCATGCAGTTTTTATGATTTCAGCAAAAGCCACAAAGTTTACCTCTTGCAGTACAACTACTACTGCCTTGAGGAATTTGAATACAaaccaaaaggaaaaaaacacattGTCTCAATTTCTATCAAATTTTACAGAGGATCTATGTGGCCAGGAAAAAAGCAGTATTACCTGCCATCTGCCTAGAGTTGCTATGCCCCCAGAATTTCAGGTTTCACTCGGATTTTAatcatctcacccagattgcttagcccatccagatttgcccagatttcagtttttattttaaaacacacacacaacaacaacaacaaaaattaagctccagcccttgtagaagcggagctatggagcaaaatgtgtggtcactattctgctcaaaaattattttcaagccaacttacataatatgcaaattaggcacccagatttggaaagccagaatatggcaaccctacatctGCCTAGTGCCTTAGAATGTTTGGAACACTTCATAGGCattatcttgtaatccttacaacagttctgtaaggtaaaggtagagtgtgccctagagtctgtgtcgactcctggcaatcacagagccctgtgattgtctttggtagaatacaggaggggtttaccattgccatctcctgtgcagtaggagatgatgccttccagcaccttcctatatcactactgcctaaTATAGGTACCAGTGTGTGGATCTGAACCAGCAAGGTAGGTCAGTAATATTCCTGTCTTGCAGATACAGGCCTGAATGGCATGCCTAAGATCACTTAATGCGTTCATGGCAGAGACAAGACTTGAACAAAGGATTTTGGTAGCTCAGGCTTGTGCACTAGGTCCTTCAGATCTCGAGTAGTGTTCTTGGTCCTACCAATTGACTGGGAAGAGGCTGTGAAGGGAGTTGAATTTCTAATTAAGGGACAGTGTTAGTGTCTAACTAAGAGCAGAAAGATGGATGTGTTCAGCCCTAAAGCTCATGGATCACACTATGAGGCACGGGCAAGAATTGTGCATACTGCTTCTTGGAGAAAAGCAGggataaaattaattaaatgaaaTGGCACCATTAGTTGATGTAAAGCATCCAAGAAATGGTAGGTTTTTTTCTCTTTAATTTGGTACAAATAGTCTTGTGGAGTTTAATCCATCTGAATGTCTAATAATGAAACATATTACTCGTTTATTTAACTGCCCCATATGCCTGGAACTTCCTCCAGGAACAACTGTGTGGCAgtgtttgctttattttatttttttcatctgtgtgaggagtgagttttgttctgggtggcaatatccaggcagtgtgtgcacaaaggcattcagagtggagccttcttgattcaacctgagtgggatctaaaatgatctgagcagacatcaaaaacttAGAAGGGACACTGCTGTGTGGTATCCTTTTTCCTTTCAACTTTCAGAACCTGTTTCTATTGAAACTTTTGGCATAACTCAGTTTTCCTTCCCAGTTGGaatatatataaatgtaatgacaCGTGTCCCTCTTTATCCTGGACCCTCTGTATttgctcccccttccccaacaaaaCTTAAGTTGTAAGTTGTTTCTGGACAGAGGACTGTCTCATTTTGCTTATAACTCTTCAATGCATCATGCGGCTTGATGGCGCTGTATAAAGAACTTGGGTAAAATCCTACTAAGACTGAACTTAATCTGTTATGGTTGTAGATAAACGAACATATCTGCTTATTCTGCATTTCTGAAGTACTTTTCAGGTTAATATTTTTTTTCCAGTGATATTTTTTTCAATCTTTTTAAGCTactgtaagctgctttgtataTCCACATGGCTcagaaggtgggatataaatatcttaAACATGAAGCTGAGATTCATGTAGATATAAATTGTCTTGTGGTGATAGTGAGTGCTTCAAAACCCTGGATTGTACCCTCTATGAGCCCTTTCACCttctttccccacctcctgcTGAGTTTATGAGAACATATTACCTGATCACAAATTTGCCTTATAAACAGAAAATTTAACCCAAACTCTGTTCTGCCATTTCTTAATCTGACAGTTGTAAAGTCTAGCAATATCCTCCTGCTATAGGGGATAAGGTTGTTCTTATTTAGACTATTTATTCAAAAAAAATCTACATGTCTTAAAGATGAATTTGTTTGACATTGCTCAACGCTGAAATTGTTGTTGCTAGGTCATCTGTAGCTCAATTGGTGCTAATTGGTTTTGTGACAGACAGGCATGTTAACAGAACATAATTATTACTTGATAGGATATATTTGACTGTCTGCAGTCTAATGGACATTATAAGAAGTACCTTTTTGTTCAGATTATCTTGGCTAGACGCATCCAATGCTGTTCATGAATGGTGTTGTGCCCCATTGATACACTGTGGATACCTATGCCAGGAGGTAGAGGGAAGTCCATATAGTGAGCTTTTTAAAGAGGAGATGTAAGTTCTAAGCAAGCATATTGTGTAGAATGAGTGCATCGCAGTCAACAGGGTTACTGACACAGCCAACTCATATGGGAAATGCTTCCCTGTGGTGTTACCTTATCCCATACAGCTGTGGTATCTTTATGAATGCCACAGGTGCATGAGTCTTTGATACTTGATTATCATCCCaccaggaggaagggaaagaccTACAAACAAAATCTTGCTGTGCTGTTAACACATACTGGAGCCATGTGGAATAGCAGCTCCTGTTCATCTCTGCATGAGTGTAAGAGGCACTGTTAATAGAACTGCCCTGGGGTATTTCGTCAGCACCCCagtgtttgggctttgtgggggaattcgCT encodes:
- the DAPL1 gene encoding death-associated protein-like 1 codes for the protein MGHLPPSPLKRSKFCKLLPSAQARPLHWQRRPSSAFCCLLPIKEQNNSYRGVVVEPDACGISDFFPPKAFRSLCASSMAKPGSPSPAPPSPLKGGRSPAVKAGGMRVSKKLENAPVERSPKMPGKEKASSVNIAKMQSMRALLADTLEKLRHKFPATASHVAHQKPRPTLEKIILPKRMCIIQQPRKC